ACGTCTCCACAAACGCCACAATCAGCGCGAAATACGACATCATGGGTGAAATGATGTTCGTGGAGCTATCTCCGATCCGGTAAGCCGTCTGCACCAGCTCAGGTGAATAGTTGAGCAGCATAAACATTGGAATGAAGACCGGTGCCATGATGGCCCACTTGGCTGAAGCACTCCCCATCGCAAGGTTGATCAGTGCTGAGAGCAGGATAAACGCAATCATTAATGGAATAGGCCCTAATCCGGATGCCTGCAACGCCTCAGCACCTTTGATGGCGAAAATCAACCCGAGATTGGTCCACTTGAAGTAGGCCACAAACTGCGCTGCGAAAAACACAAGCACCATGTAGATACCGAGCGTTGACATGGCTTTGCCCATGCCGTTCATTACGTCGGTGTCGGATTTGAGCGTGCCGGCACCAAAGCCGTAAGCAATGCCGGCTATACTGGCGCTTATAAAGATAAACGCGACAATCCCCTGCATAAAGGGCGACCGTAACACGCTGCCTGTCTCCGGCTCCCGCAAAAATCCGTTTTCAGGAATAAGCCCCCATAGCACAAGTCCCGCTAACACCAGCATGCTGATCAAAGCATACCAAAGGCCGCGTTTTTCTTTTGCCGTTAGTGGATTTATTTCCTCGGGTACGGCATCACCCGTGTATTTGCCGAGTCGCGGGATGACAATTTTTTCGGTAACCCAGGTACCCGCTGTTGCGATGATGAACGTCGATACAAACATAAAGTAATAGTTTGCCGCAGGGTTCACCAGGTAATTGGGATCGATAATCTGTGCAGCTTCTTCAGACAGGCCGGCTAGCAACGGATCGACCGTACCCAAAAACAGATTGGCGCTATAGCCACCGGAAACACCAGCAAAAGCGGCCGCTAATCCGGCAATAGGATGCCTGCCAACAGCGAGGAAAATGATAGCACTCAGAGGCACCAGCAACACGTAGCCTACTTCGCTTGCCGTATTTGAGAGCACACCTGCAGCCACAATAACAAACGTTAACAGTTTTGTAGGTGCAGACATCACGAGCAATCGCAAACTGGCGCCAATCAACCCACTGCCCTCTGCCACCCCAATGCCCAACATCGCAACGAGTACCGTCCCAAGGGGCGCAAAACCGGTGAAGTTATCCAGCATCTCGGTCAGAATCCGGTGCAGGCCGCTTACCGAAAGCAAGTTGACAGGTCGGATAACTTCGCCCGATGACGGGTTCGTGGCCTCCAAATCAATCAGGCTGAACAACCCGGACAGTAAAACTACCAAAAAGGCAAACAGAGCAAACAGGGTTGCTGGATGCGGGAGCAAATTCCCGATGCGTTCTACCGCACCCAAAAACCTCGCAAACCGGGAATCATCAGTGGTCGGCAACTCAGACATATACGCGTTAAGAATGGTAAACGGAGTGGTGTTTGCCTGACAGGTGGTACCAGGCACGTGGCGCTTGCACCACCCCCAGCAAAACAGACAAGGTGCTCAATATAACCAAAACCTCTCCTTTTGCACAGTACGTCGTCTGCTGGTCTCCGCTACAAGTTTATGATTTTATCGTGACGGACAAGAAAAGCAAAACCGTTAGCGCTGTGCGGCTTATTTTTAGGGTGTACTATCCAGACAGGCTTAAGACACCAGTTTTCAAATAGACATGATTGATTCTCCAACCACACGCCGCGAAACCACTTCTGCACTGGAGCACTATTTCCAGCAGTTTCGCGAAGGTATTATCGGCAACAACCAGACGTTTGAGACGCCTTTTGGTAAGCAACAGATTGTTTATGCAGACTGGATTGCCAGTGGCCGGCTTTACGGCCCTATCGAACAGAAAATCCAGGAGACCTTCGGGCCTTTTGTCGGCAATACGCATTCGGAATCAAGCATCACTGGCACCTGCATGACCCGCGCCTACCACGATGCACACCGCATCATCAAGGCGCACGTGAACGCAGGTCCGGACGACGTGATTATCACCGCAGAAACCGGCATGACGGGTGTAATTTGCAAGTTTCAGCGCATCCTGGGCCTGAAGCTGCCCTCTAATCTCAAAGCCGAGATCAACATTCCGCCGGCGAAACGTCCGGTAGTGTTTATCACCCACATGGAGCACCACTCCAACCAAACCTCCTGGCTGGAGACCATCGCCGACGTAATACAGCTGCCGGCTGACGACGAAGGATTTGTCAATCTTGAGTCGATGCACAACATGCTGCTGGAATACAAGGACCGGCCGCTCAAAATAGGCTCGTTCACCAGTTGCTCCAATGTAACAGGGGTTCAGACTCCCTACCATGCCATGTCGAAGATCATGCACCAGCATGGCGGGTACTGTTTTGTAGATTTTGCAGCCTCGGCCCCTTATGTAGATATTGACATGCATCCGGAAGATCCTATGGAGAAACTGGATGCTGTCTTCTTCTCACCCCACAAATTCCTTGGTGGGCCAGGTACATCTGGATGTCTCATTTTCGACTCATCGCTATACCAAAACTCTGTCCCTGACAACCCCGGGGGTGGTACAGTTATGTGGACGAATCCATGGGGCGAGCACAATTACTTCCCTGATATCGAAGCGCGAGAAGATGGGGGCACGCCAGGCTTTCTGCAGGCTATCCGTACGGCACTTGCGATTAAGCTGAAAGAAGACATGGGTGTGGCCAATATGGCAGCACGTGAAAAAGAACTGCTTGCGATCGCATTTGATCAGCTACGGCAGATACCGCGGCTGCATATTCTCGCTGATCATATAGAAGACCGCCTGGGTGTTATCTCGTTTTATGTGGAGGACATCCACTACAACTTGTTGGTAAAACTGCTGAACGATCGCTATGGCATCCAGGTGCGTGGCGGGTGTTCTTGCGCCGGCACCTATGGCCACTTCCTGTTGCACGTAGACAGGGCACTCTCCAAATCAATCACAGATCAGATCGACAGTGGCGACCTGTCTGCTAAACCAGGCTGGGTCCGGCTCTCCATCCACCCTACCCTTGAAGAGAAAACCCTGCACTATATCCTCGAGGCCCTCGCCGCCATTGTTGACAATATTGACGCGTGGCAGAAAGACTACGCGTATTGTAACCTGAGCAACGAGTTCACCCACGTCGATGGAGACTGCCTCGAAAAAATCAACCTGGAAAGCTGGTTCGAATTCAAGTAAGCAGGAGCAATTTGCGTTTACGGATTACGCCGAAGCATTGCGCTGAAACAGAAAATGCGATAGCACAGGCACCAAATAAAACGGGTAGCAGTTTTGATACAACTGCTACCCGTTTCGGTAAATCAAAAAACTGAACCCGTCGCTAGAACTCTCCGCCGCCGAGCAAAATCACTTTGTCTTTGCTGTGTGGGATGTGCTTGAGCGCATTCCGGGTATCCACTACGGCACGTGCGTGTTCAGCGATCATCGCATAAGGGAACGCGCTATGGTCAGTCAGGATAACGGCCACATCATGGTTGGCGAGCACCTCTTCATTCAGATTCAGGGCTTCGAGCTCAACGGCGCTGGGTCCTGCCGGCACACTGATCGTAGGTACGTGTGGATCACAATAAGAAATATTGTAGACGCCTTGCTCATGCAGCAACTCAATCACCCGGAAAGCAGGTGAGTGCCGTGTATCGTCTACGTCCTTTTTGAAGGCCACACCCAAAATGAGCACTTTTGCATCCTCAAGCCGAACAGGCTGACGCGCAATCGTCCGAATTACCGCATCTTGTACGTAGAACGGCATTTCTTCATTTATACGCGCAGAAAGCGTGATAAAACTGGTTTCAAAATCATAGCGACGTGCCAGCCACGACAGGTAGTACGGGTCAATGGGAATACAGTGACCACCAAGCCCTGGGCCAGGATAAAACGGCATATAACCAAACGGCTTTGTTGCCGCTGCTTCGACTACTTCCCAAATGGAAATGCCACCGATGCGGTCACACAATTGGGCCAATTCGTTTACAAGCGCAATGTTGACGGAGCGGAAGGTATTCTCCAGCAGCTTCTCCATTTCCGCTACTTTAGGACTGGAAACCGGATGGACGTGCTCAACAACTTTTTGAATGACACGGGCAGCCAGTTCGGTACAGGCCTGGGTTACACCACCAACAACAATGGGCGTATTGGCAGTTGTAAACTGTTTATTGCCAGGATCAATGCGCTCGGGACTAAATGCGAGGAAAAAATCACGGCCTAGCTTCAGGTTTTTTTCTTCCCCGTACGCTTCAAGGATGGGCTTCATCAACCCTTCCGTTGTATCGGGATAGGTTGTAGACTTGAGGATGATGAGCTGACCGGGGCGCAAGTGCTTTGCAATAGACTCGGTAGCAGACTTGATGTACGATGTGTCTGGATCTTTGTGATCTGTGACCGGCGTTGGTACACAGATATAGAAAACATCGATGTGTCCGCAGGACTCAAAATCATCTTCTGCGGTAAGTTTGCCGGCATCAACAACCTTCTTTACCGCAGCATCTGCAACATCCTGGTT
This genomic window from Bacteroidota bacterium contains:
- a CDS encoding nucleotide sugar dehydrogenase, whose product is MSFQKTKHQNQGTSAAGIGPAHDLATRIDEGKAVIGVVGLGYVGLPLAIEYADKGYATIGIDLNKERVLRLNAGNNYNQDVADAAVKKVVDAGKLTAEDDFESCGHIDVFYICVPTPVTDHKDPDTSYIKSATESIAKHLRPGQLIILKSTTYPDTTEGLMKPILEAYGEEKNLKLGRDFFLAFSPERIDPGNKQFTTANTPIVVGGVTQACTELAARVIQKVVEHVHPVSSPKVAEMEKLLENTFRSVNIALVNELAQLCDRIGGISIWEVVEAAATKPFGYMPFYPGPGLGGHCIPIDPYYLSWLARRYDFETSFITLSARINEEMPFYVQDAVIRTIARQPVRLEDAKVLILGVAFKKDVDDTRHSPAFRVIELLHEQGVYNISYCDPHVPTISVPAGPSAVELEALNLNEEVLANHDVAVILTDHSAFPYAMIAEHARAVVDTRNALKHIPHSKDKVILLGGGEF
- a CDS encoding AbgT family transporter, encoding MSELPTTDDSRFARFLGAVERIGNLLPHPATLFALFAFLVVLLSGLFSLIDLEATNPSSGEVIRPVNLLSVSGLHRILTEMLDNFTGFAPLGTVLVAMLGIGVAEGSGLIGASLRLLVMSAPTKLLTFVIVAAGVLSNTASEVGYVLLVPLSAIIFLAVGRHPIAGLAAAFAGVSGGYSANLFLGTVDPLLAGLSEEAAQIIDPNYLVNPAANYYFMFVSTFIIATAGTWVTEKIVIPRLGKYTGDAVPEEINPLTAKEKRGLWYALISMLVLAGLVLWGLIPENGFLREPETGSVLRSPFMQGIVAFIFISASIAGIAYGFGAGTLKSDTDVMNGMGKAMSTLGIYMVLVFFAAQFVAYFKWTNLGLIFAIKGAEALQASGLGPIPLMIAFILLSALINLAMGSASAKWAIMAPVFIPMFMLLNYSPELVQTAYRIGDSSTNIISPMMSYFALIVAFVETYDKKAGIGTVVATMLPYTLVFLAAWIVLLVAWLLFGWPVGPGAPLFLGG
- a CDS encoding aminotransferase class V-fold PLP-dependent enzyme; protein product: MIDSPTTRRETTSALEHYFQQFREGIIGNNQTFETPFGKQQIVYADWIASGRLYGPIEQKIQETFGPFVGNTHSESSITGTCMTRAYHDAHRIIKAHVNAGPDDVIITAETGMTGVICKFQRILGLKLPSNLKAEINIPPAKRPVVFITHMEHHSNQTSWLETIADVIQLPADDEGFVNLESMHNMLLEYKDRPLKIGSFTSCSNVTGVQTPYHAMSKIMHQHGGYCFVDFAASAPYVDIDMHPEDPMEKLDAVFFSPHKFLGGPGTSGCLIFDSSLYQNSVPDNPGGGTVMWTNPWGEHNYFPDIEAREDGGTPGFLQAIRTALAIKLKEDMGVANMAAREKELLAIAFDQLRQIPRLHILADHIEDRLGVISFYVEDIHYNLLVKLLNDRYGIQVRGGCSCAGTYGHFLLHVDRALSKSITDQIDSGDLSAKPGWVRLSIHPTLEEKTLHYILEALAAIVDNIDAWQKDYAYCNLSNEFTHVDGDCLEKINLESWFEFK